One window of Labilithrix sp. genomic DNA carries:
- a CDS encoding VWA domain-containing protein, with amino-acid sequence MLGAAAGDGLGAGGELGGDDAACDAALAWLYERDRDRAERDVRSRAGGDGASQLTVPEWLDEVHRLFPRETIERLERDAVERYQIHEIVTNAEVLQRVEPSTTLLKAVLRTKHLMNAELLGLARDLAAKVIARLMEKLARKVRSAFTGARARRPSRVKLARAFDAKRTIKSNLRRWDRARRRLGIDAPLFHSHTRRSCERWQVILLVDESGSMLGSVIHAAVTAACLWGLPGVKTHLCIFDTKVVDLTESVTDPVEVLMRVQLGGGTDIGKAVAYAASLVESPRRAIVAVVSDFYEGGDAEVLVARVRALAEQGVTVLGLAALDEEARPAYDKDLAQRLVNAGAHVGAMTPGELVDFVARAIQP; translated from the coding sequence ATGCTCGGCGCGGCGGCGGGCGACGGGCTCGGCGCGGGCGGCGAGCTCGGCGGCGACGACGCGGCCTGCGACGCCGCGCTCGCGTGGCTCTACGAGCGCGATCGCGATCGGGCGGAGCGGGACGTCCGGAGCCGCGCGGGCGGCGACGGGGCTTCGCAGCTCACGGTGCCGGAGTGGCTCGACGAGGTGCACCGGCTCTTCCCGCGCGAGACGATCGAGCGGCTCGAGCGCGACGCGGTGGAGCGCTACCAGATCCACGAGATCGTCACGAACGCGGAGGTGCTCCAGCGCGTGGAGCCGAGCACGACGCTCTTGAAGGCGGTGCTCCGCACGAAGCACCTGATGAACGCGGAGCTGCTCGGGCTCGCGCGCGACCTCGCGGCGAAGGTCATCGCGCGCCTCATGGAGAAGCTCGCGCGGAAGGTGCGCTCCGCCTTCACCGGGGCGCGCGCGCGCCGGCCTTCCCGCGTCAAGCTCGCGCGCGCGTTCGACGCGAAGCGGACGATCAAGAGCAACCTCCGGCGCTGGGACCGCGCGCGGAGGCGCCTCGGCATCGACGCGCCGCTCTTCCACTCGCACACGCGGCGGAGCTGCGAGAGGTGGCAGGTGATCCTCCTCGTCGACGAGAGCGGCAGCATGCTCGGCTCGGTGATCCACGCCGCCGTCACCGCGGCGTGCCTCTGGGGGCTGCCCGGCGTGAAGACGCACCTCTGCATCTTCGACACGAAGGTCGTCGACCTGACCGAGTCGGTCACCGATCCGGTCGAGGTCCTGATGCGCGTGCAGCTCGGCGGCGGCACGGACATCGGCAAGGCGGTCGCGTACGCCGCGTCGCTCGTGGAGTCGCCGCGGCGCGCGATCGTCGCGGTCGTCAGCGACTTCTACGAAGGTGGAGACGCGGAGGTCCTCGTCGCGCGGGTGCGGGCGCTCGCGGAGCAGGGCGTCACCGTGCTCGGTCTCGCCGCGCTCGACGAGGAGGCGCGGCCTGCCTACGACAAGGACCTCGCGCAGCGCCTCGTGAACGCGGGCGCGCACGTCGGCGCGATGACGCCGGGAGAGCTCGTCGACTTCGTCGCGAGGGCGATCCAACCATGA